Proteins encoded by one window of Anopheles maculipalpis chromosome 2RL, idAnoMacuDA_375_x, whole genome shotgun sequence:
- the LOC126560045 gene encoding uncharacterized protein LOC126560045, translating into MTFASNGFKYEPRRNKTQSYELQMTRMVCADTPYLETELLECRTTLRRNQMPLLRVVIHVPKVYTYIVIQYNLYYKYQTFQPFLINGEFEGCATMRAYEQGSYKDPLTDYVWQILKEMMPGVIVPCPHGNRTYVVESVFKQEYAPKSIPAGEYRLDLRFSTKNNVSIVFLQGFFSARRKGILSSMIEW; encoded by the exons ATGACTTTCGCCTCGAATGGGTTCAAATACGAGCCACGACGGAACAAAACTCAATCGTACGAACTACAAATGACTCGTATGGTGTGCGCCGACACACCGTATCTTGAAACGGAGCTGTTAGAATGTCGGACAACTTTAAGAAGAAATCAGATGCCACTGTTGCGTGTGGTCATCCATGTGCCCAAAGTTTACACCTACATCGTGATACAGTATAATCTATATTATAAGTATCAAACGTTTCAACCGTTCCTGATTAATGGTGAATTTGAAGGTTGTGCTACAATGAGAGCTTACGAGCAAGGATCCTACAAAGATCCTCTCACTGACTACGTAtggcaaattttaaaagaaatgatGCCGGGAGTAATCGTCCCTTGTCCGCATGGA AACAGAACCTACGTAGTGGAGAGTGTGTTTAAGCAGGAATATGCACCAAAATCGATTCCTGCCGGAGAGTATAGATTGGATCTGCGCTTTTCGACCAAAAACAATGTGTCGATTGTCTTCTTGCAGGGTTTTTTCTCTGCTAGACGTAAGGGTATACTTAGCTCTATGATAGAGTGGTAA
- the LOC126560044 gene encoding uncharacterized protein LOC126560044, with product MFQRRQVSLYLVVLAFVWRIATATGNGNWWNKTQSYELYINRVVCADTPYLETELLKCRSVSRRNLMPSIYVTIYVPKVYNYMMVQYTMYYKFQTYQPFLINGEFEVCDTLKDNYPGTLRDPLTTYALRILKQMIPKLVVPCPHGNQTYVVETVFEKEYAPQSIPAGDYRLDLRFAAKSNVTLLHLQGYFSARRKGILSSMIEW from the exons ATGTTTCAGCGTCGACAGGTGTCATTATATCTGGTAGTGCTTGCATTCGTATGGAGAATTGCTACTGCCACAGGGAATGGGAATTGGTGGAACAAAACTCAATCGTATGAATTATACATTAATCGCGTCGTGTGCGCTGATACACCGTATTTGGAAACGGAGCTGCTAAAGTGTCGATCAGTATCAAGAAGAAATCTGATGCCATCAATATATGTGACCATTTATGTGCCCAAAGTTTATAACTATATGATGGTACAGTATACTATGTACTATAAGTTTCAGACGTACCAACCGTTCCTGATTAATGGTGAATTTGAAGTATGTGACACGCTGAAGGACAACTACCCCGGAACTTTACGTGATCCTCTCACTACCTACGCATTGcgtattttaaaacaaatgataCCGAAATTGGTCGTGCCTTGTCCTCATGGA AACCAGACGTACGTAGTTGAAACCGTATTTGAGAAGGAATATGCGCCCCAATCAATACCTGCCGGAGACTACAGGTTGGATCTGCGTTTTGCGGCCAAAAGCAATGTGACATTGCTCCATTTGCAGGGATATTTCTCTGCTAGGCGTAAGGGTATATTGAGCTCTATGATAGAGTGGTAG
- the LOC126560043 gene encoding odorant receptor 22c-like, which produces MVSTVVPVSNFGHGSQTAKRNWDIFKLQRKILLIFGLWPADRLVRRWYLKVLIAVNLITLAICIVGEFMYGLYAYKDGDLSETIESICPTVARISGFLRMVFYLVNETKLDHVLNCIGKVLKEEHPQEKSTNKKMATLGQQFTFYLFLMMFFAACLYGVTPFFIMAYNWFHGQRPLVKLLPFKLALPFDAQNSYYFALTTIFLNYASAPTITSQSGSDALFSGVCLYVYGQFQAIQLEMEALTATLDKTTLKGSSAETRRVNDELRRISKRHQEIIDLVAEVRTAFMPNVLLVYTATAIIMCIVCVAMLVVEGIYKLTYLPYAFAELTLLFLYSYSGTIIRDSSEAVQTVAYNFPWYRFDRNTRHLIQMMMIRAQYGSNVDVPFFETSMASFSAIVRTASSYITLMKSFL; this is translated from the exons ATGGTATCCACGGTAGTGCCAGTTTCCAACTTCGGGCACGGGTCCCAAACGGCCAAACGGAATTGGGACATCTTCAAACTCCAGCGCAAGATTCTGCTCATCTTTGGACTTTGGCCTGCGGACCGCTTAGTGCGTCGTTGGTACCTGAAGGTGCTGATTGCCGTTAATCTGATCACACTTGCGATCTGCATCGTGGGTGAATTTATGTACGGACTGTACGCTTACAAGGATGGTGATCTTAGTGAAACAATCGAAAGCATTTGCCCAACAGTGGCCCGAATTTCAGGATTTCTGCGTATGGTGTTTTATCTAGTGAATGAAACAAAGCTGGACCATGTGCTTAATTGTATCGGTAAAGTGTTGAAGG AGGAACATCCACAAGAAAAatctaccaacaaaaaaatggccaccCTGGGTCAACAGTTTACTTTCTACCTTTTCCTGATGATGTTCTTTGCCGCCTGCCTGTACGGTGTGACACCTTTCTTTATCATGGCGTACAATTGGTTTCATGGACAGCGGCCACTCGTAAAACTCCTACCATTTAAGTTAGC ATTGCCTTTCGATGCTCAGAACTCGTACTACTTTGCCCTCACGACAATCTTTTTAAACTACGCGTCCGCTCCTACCATAACCTCACAGTCTGGTAGCGACGCACTGTTCAGTGGCGTTTGTCTCTACGTTTATGGACAGTTTCAAGCGATCCAGCTAGAAATGGAAGCTCTCACAGCAACGCTAGATAAAACCACCCTCAAGGGCTCATCTGCCGAAACGCGGCGCGTTAATGACGAGCTAAGACGCATCAGCAAACGACACCAAGAAATCATTGACTTGGTGGCGGAAGTTCGTACCGCTTTCATGCCAAACGTTTTGCTTGTCTACACGGCCACGGCCATCATCATGTGCATCGTCTGTGTTGCAATGCTTGTG GTAGAAGGCATCTATAAGCTCACCTACCTACCCTACGCATTTGCCGAGTTaacgttgctgtttttgtacTCGTACAGCGGCACAATCATTCGTGACTCG AGCGAAGCCGTACAAACGGTGGCTTACAATTTCCCCTGGTATCGATTCGACCGCAACACTCGTCATCTTAttcaaatgatgatgattagaGCTCAATACGGATCTAACGTTGACGTTCCGTTCTTTGAAACCTCAATGGCAAGCTTTTCGGCC ATCGTTCGTACAGCTTCTTCGTACATTACGCTAATGAAATCTTTCTTATAA